One genomic window of Acidobacteriota bacterium includes the following:
- a CDS encoding NAD(P)-dependent oxidoreductase, protein MAQQLITGASGFIGRRLLAQLDPAKHGKIVCLKRTGKPEEFESDTPIRVVKGDLKNPESYTAALNCRTVIHLAALTGKAAPEEYFRVNAQGTADLIEQCERSGVENFLYVSTIAVKYRDKSRCYYAQSKEMAEQAVRQSRLRYLVVRPTIVIGPDGGPWQGLSRMARGRVLLMPGDGKILVQPIAVDDLATCLRVILEENLFTNEVVELGGAETISFERFLKKIHKQFSGKDPSVLRLPIKPMIATLSLMETLFYSALPVSVGQLSAFWQNSQAEPVKVPRLAKLKMASVDQMLERARTNECAPR, encoded by the coding sequence ATGGCCCAACAACTAATCACTGGCGCGAGCGGCTTCATCGGACGCCGCCTGCTCGCACAACTCGATCCGGCCAAACATGGAAAGATCGTTTGTCTGAAGCGGACAGGCAAGCCTGAAGAGTTTGAATCTGACACACCCATTCGCGTAGTCAAAGGCGATCTGAAAAATCCTGAAAGCTACACTGCCGCGCTTAACTGCCGTACAGTGATTCATCTGGCTGCTCTGACGGGCAAGGCTGCGCCCGAAGAATATTTCAGGGTCAACGCTCAAGGCACGGCTGACCTGATAGAGCAATGCGAACGAAGCGGTGTCGAAAATTTTCTGTATGTCAGCACGATCGCGGTTAAATATAGGGACAAAAGCCGGTGCTATTATGCTCAATCTAAAGAGATGGCTGAGCAGGCTGTCCGGCAAAGCCGATTACGCTATTTGGTCGTCAGACCGACAATTGTCATAGGACCTGACGGCGGCCCCTGGCAGGGGTTATCCCGAATGGCGCGTGGGCGCGTGTTGTTGATGCCGGGAGATGGAAAGATCTTGGTTCAACCCATCGCGGTGGATGATTTAGCGACTTGCCTGCGGGTGATTCTGGAAGAAAATCTCTTCACGAACGAAGTCGTTGAATTGGGCGGGGCAGAGACAATCAGCTTCGAGCGGTTCCTGAAAAAAATCCACAAACAGTTTTCCGGAAAGGACCCGTCTGTGTTGCGATTGCCGATCAAACCGATGATTGCGACCTTGTCTCTGATGGAAACGCTTTTCTATTCAGCGCTGCCGGTCAGCGTCGGCCAGTTGTCGGCGTTTTGGCAGAACAGCCAGGCCGAACCGGTCAAAGTTCCTCGATTGGCGAAACTGAAGATGGCGAGCGTTGACCAAATGCTCGAACGGGCGAGGACAAATGAGTGTGCACCACGCTAA